Proteins co-encoded in one Thermomicrobiales bacterium genomic window:
- a CDS encoding ABC transporter ATP-binding protein: protein MSQRQPSMSGSSPAGMTISDAPESPAIAAPIIDVRGLLKRYGSLAAVDGVDLQVRQNEIFGILGPNGAGKTTTLEMIEGLRQPDAGSIVVAGIDVVADPVALKRVIGVQLQTTALFDHLSARELIRLFAALSGGDTSSRRVDELIALVSLEEKAGSYVDQLSGGQRQRLSIALALVNDPTVVFLDEPTTGLDPQARRNLWDLISDLRNSGKTVVLTTHYMEEADILCDRVAVMDHGQMIACDTPLNLIQSLDVVATIQARLNPPVDPETIGSLIGALEIENQGDQLFVKTRDVQTTLGALLLRAEELGLRLENLTTAQATLEDVFLTLTGRSLRE from the coding sequence ATGAGCCAACGTCAACCCTCCATGTCCGGCAGTTCTCCCGCCGGTATGACAATCTCCGACGCTCCGGAATCACCTGCTATCGCCGCGCCGATCATCGACGTCCGCGGCCTGCTCAAACGTTATGGCTCGCTTGCAGCGGTCGATGGTGTCGACTTGCAGGTGCGGCAGAACGAGATCTTCGGCATTCTCGGCCCGAACGGGGCCGGCAAGACGACGACGCTCGAGATGATCGAAGGACTGCGGCAGCCCGACGCTGGTTCGATCGTGGTTGCTGGTATCGACGTTGTTGCTGATCCCGTCGCGCTCAAGCGCGTCATCGGCGTGCAGTTGCAGACGACCGCATTGTTCGATCATCTGAGCGCGCGCGAGCTGATTCGGCTCTTTGCTGCCCTCTCCGGTGGCGACACGTCCAGCAGGCGCGTCGACGAGCTGATCGCGCTTGTGTCGCTCGAAGAGAAAGCCGGCAGCTATGTAGATCAACTGTCGGGCGGGCAGCGCCAGCGACTCTCGATCGCGCTGGCATTGGTCAACGACCCGACTGTCGTCTTCCTCGACGAGCCGACTACTGGCCTCGACCCGCAGGCGCGCCGCAATCTCTGGGATCTCATCAGCGACCTGCGCAACTCCGGCAAGACCGTTGTCCTCACGACGCACTACATGGAGGAGGCCGATATCCTCTGCGACCGGGTCGCAGTGATGGACCACGGGCAGATGATCGCGTGTGATACGCCGCTGAACCTGATCCAGTCGCTGGATGTCGTCGCGACGATCCAGGCGCGGCTCAACCCGCCGGTGGATCCTGAGACGATTGGATCGCTGATCGGTGCGCTGGAAATTGAGAACCAGGGTGATCAGCTATTCGTCAAGACGCGTGATGTTCAGACGACGCTCGGCGCGTTGCTACTTCGCGCGGAGGAGCTTGGCTTGCGTCTCGAGAACCTGACGACGGCGCAGGCAACCCTCGAAGATGTCTTCCTGACGCTTACGGGACGGAGCCTCCGCGAATGA
- a CDS encoding ABC transporter permease, with protein MSAFIQMTVANLRMTARNRVALFWNLAFPLIFIVLFGFLFSDTSVTINVGIVGADQSEVATSITNAMKATDGFKVSVGNEQSELDSLRNGDRSVVVVFGAAGSGQQVPTDVYWDSSNPQTGSVALNAVQSFLTQAGAGPASAQPIAVTVHSIVSSGLSYVDFLVPGILAMTIMNSGILGLASAFVSYRERGVLRRIKATPFPLSSFIAARIVSQLVIAVVQAVILIAVGILVVGLKLNGNLFYAFILVIIGSLAFLSIGFVIASFARNQEAADSIANAVAFPMLFMAGVFFPTDAAPKVLQPIIRLLPLRYLADGLRNVMVKNGSLGAQWLNISVLVFTAAVGFALALKLFRWESSAV; from the coding sequence ATGAGCGCATTCATCCAGATGACGGTGGCAAATCTCAGGATGACGGCGCGCAATCGCGTCGCGCTGTTCTGGAACCTCGCCTTTCCACTGATCTTTATCGTGCTCTTCGGGTTTCTGTTCTCCGACACCAGCGTTACGATCAACGTCGGTATTGTTGGCGCGGACCAGTCGGAAGTCGCTACGTCAATTACCAACGCGATGAAGGCGACGGACGGGTTCAAGGTCTCAGTCGGCAACGAACAGTCGGAGTTGGACAGTCTGCGCAACGGTGACCGGTCGGTGGTCGTCGTGTTTGGCGCTGCCGGCTCGGGCCAGCAGGTTCCGACCGATGTGTACTGGGATTCATCGAATCCCCAGACGGGGTCGGTCGCGCTCAACGCGGTTCAGAGCTTTCTCACGCAGGCTGGCGCCGGCCCCGCTTCTGCGCAGCCAATCGCGGTGACGGTCCACTCGATCGTGTCATCAGGGTTGTCGTATGTTGACTTCCTTGTTCCCGGCATCCTTGCGATGACGATCATGAACTCAGGGATTCTCGGACTGGCCTCGGCGTTCGTCTCCTATCGCGAACGGGGTGTTCTCCGTCGGATCAAGGCGACGCCGTTCCCTCTGTCCTCGTTCATCGCCGCTCGCATCGTCAGCCAGCTCGTGATCGCCGTTGTTCAGGCGGTGATCCTCATTGCGGTCGGCATCCTGGTTGTCGGCCTGAAGCTCAATGGCAACCTGTTCTATGCGTTTATCCTCGTCATCATTGGGTCACTCGCGTTCCTCTCGATCGGGTTCGTCATTGCGTCGTTTGCTCGCAACCAGGAGGCGGCTGACTCAATTGCGAACGCGGTAGCCTTCCCGATGCTCTTTATGGCAGGCGTGTTCTTTCCGACCGACGCTGCCCCGAAGGTGCTACAGCCGATTATCCGGCTGCTGCCGCTTCGCTATCTCGCCGATGGGCTGCGCAACGTGATGGTCAAGAACGGCAGCCTGGGCGCGCAATGGCTCAATATCAGCGTGCTGGTCTTCACCGCGGCGGTCGGCTTCGCGTTGGCACTGAAGCTCTTCCGCTGGGAGTCGAGCGCGGTCTGA
- a CDS encoding transglycosylase SLT domain-containing protein translates to MRHLRKGLMAGTLAIVLVGGLITPVAAGESYVVYEGDTLSHIAARYGMTVRQLVALNGIDDPDLIFPGQQIVLSASGSGVVSGAEDDADEPAPAVVSHRADEEVAADESGEAPPYFPREQIRELLIDAAQRYGWDPNLIMAQAWQESSWRQDEVSWTGAVGVMQIMPRTAADMESWFFGYRVNTWDSAYDNIEMGVAYLSVLYEETGSVELALASYYQGWASVQRDGFFPDTHDYVDRIFKFREMFANGELP, encoded by the coding sequence ATGAGACATTTGCGAAAAGGGCTGATGGCCGGCACGCTGGCGATCGTGCTGGTCGGTGGACTTATCACGCCGGTTGCGGCGGGCGAGAGCTATGTAGTCTATGAGGGCGACACGCTGAGCCATATCGCCGCCCGATACGGGATGACAGTGCGACAGCTGGTGGCGTTGAACGGGATCGACGATCCTGACCTGATCTTCCCCGGTCAGCAGATTGTCCTGTCAGCGTCGGGCTCCGGCGTCGTGTCGGGGGCGGAGGATGATGCGGACGAGCCTGCGCCGGCCGTAGTTAGCCATCGCGCCGACGAAGAGGTCGCCGCGGACGAATCCGGTGAGGCGCCGCCGTACTTCCCACGTGAGCAGATCCGCGAACTGCTGATCGACGCGGCGCAACGCTACGGGTGGGACCCGAACCTGATCATGGCCCAGGCCTGGCAGGAGAGCAGCTGGCGGCAGGATGAGGTGTCCTGGACTGGCGCGGTCGGCGTGATGCAGATCATGCCGCGCACCGCCGCGGACATGGAATCGTGGTTCTTCGGCTATCGTGTGAATACCTGGGACAGCGCGTACGACAACATCGAGATGGGCGTCGCCTACCTGTCGGTGCTCTACGAGGAGACCGGCTCCGTCGAGCTGGCGCTGGCGAGCTACTATCAGGGCTGGGCGAGCGTCCAGCGCGACGGGTTCTTCCCGGACACCCACGACTATGTCGACCGGATCTTCAAGTTTCGAGAAATGTTCGCCAACGGCGAACTTCCGTAG
- a CDS encoding nucleotidyltransferase domain-containing protein: protein MNGQPAGLDVVDPLVRNIALTIATRVMRDGARAVVLTGSQTRPDPRPESDIDLYVVGDGPLYRLEIVAGRLVSVSWRTFAQFEAAFDDPRSVGAQVPGWRRAMIVADPAGVAAALQRKAREWDWTQIGDARLDAWVAEEITGYAEEAHKLVAARNAGDITTAAIQRSVLALALAPRLTVHFRMLYETENGLWDLMATHLGPAWNRAQRAALILDGEDIAVSLDASLDLFHLAVSAVWRVMDGRQREVCAEALALAGRPAPR, encoded by the coding sequence ATGAATGGCCAGCCGGCCGGACTCGACGTCGTCGATCCTCTGGTGCGCAACATCGCGCTAACGATCGCAACCCGGGTGATGCGCGATGGCGCGCGGGCCGTCGTTCTAACTGGCAGCCAGACTCGTCCAGATCCCCGGCCAGAGTCTGATATCGATCTCTACGTTGTTGGCGATGGACCTCTATACCGGCTGGAGATCGTTGCAGGTCGCCTGGTGTCCGTGTCCTGGCGCACATTCGCCCAGTTCGAAGCCGCATTCGATGATCCCCGTTCGGTTGGCGCGCAGGTGCCGGGCTGGCGGCGAGCGATGATCGTCGCCGACCCAGCCGGGGTCGCAGCCGCGCTCCAGCGGAAGGCGCGAGAGTGGGACTGGACGCAGATCGGCGACGCGCGGCTCGACGCCTGGGTGGCCGAGGAGATCACCGGCTACGCCGAGGAAGCACACAAGCTGGTTGCGGCGCGTAATGCCGGTGATATCACCACGGCCGCGATCCAGCGCTCGGTTCTGGCGCTCGCGCTCGCCCCGCGGCTCACCGTCCACTTTCGGATGCTCTACGAGACGGAGAATGGCCTCTGGGATCTCATGGCAACCCATCTGGGGCCGGCCTGGAACAGAGCGCAGCGGGCAGCACTGATTCTGGACGGCGAGGATATCGCGGTGTCGCTCGATGCGTCTCTGGACCTGTTCCATCTCGCCGTCAGCGCCGTCTGGCGGGTGATGGACGGCCGGCAGCGGGAGGTGTGCGCGGAGGCGCTGGCGCTAGCCGGTCGGCCTGCACCGCGGTGA
- a CDS encoding LD-carboxypeptidase, with product MPTRPRCLQPGDTIGLVSPSSPTSRPSDHIRIQEWADEQGFRLKFFPHAADRATYLAGRDEDRAADLMSAFADPDVDAVLTIRGGYGGWRVVPHLDFDVIRAHPKFFCGYSDTTALHIAMGNVADLTTFYGPAASSFIGRNRSAYSLRHFLSALTVPAPIGVIERDPDDPFTWAINSGVAEGPLRGGCLSLLVQSLGTPWEVDWDGCIVFAEDVGEEPYRIDGYLTQLKLAGKLDNIAGFVVGEHVSCGPREFRPSYAYGTYSTEEVYQHYLAPLGVPVMVGLPCGHGKHLATLPLGARARLDADNLTLEILEGATI from the coding sequence ATGCCCACGAGACCGCGATGTTTGCAGCCCGGCGATACGATCGGCCTTGTCTCCCCGTCTAGCCCGACATCGCGCCCCAGCGACCATATTCGTATTCAGGAGTGGGCCGATGAGCAGGGCTTCCGGCTGAAGTTCTTCCCACACGCCGCCGACCGCGCGACGTACCTCGCCGGCCGAGATGAGGATCGCGCGGCGGACTTGATGTCCGCATTTGCCGACCCGGACGTCGACGCCGTGCTGACGATTCGCGGCGGCTACGGCGGCTGGCGCGTCGTCCCACACCTCGATTTCGACGTCATCCGCGCGCATCCCAAGTTCTTCTGTGGCTATTCCGATACGACCGCGCTCCACATCGCGATGGGCAACGTCGCCGACCTCACCACGTTCTATGGGCCGGCAGCGTCCTCGTTCATCGGCCGGAACCGTTCTGCGTATTCGTTGCGCCACTTCCTCAGCGCCCTGACCGTCCCCGCTCCGATTGGCGTCATCGAGCGCGACCCCGACGACCCCTTCACCTGGGCGATCAACTCGGGTGTCGCCGAGGGACCACTGCGAGGTGGCTGTCTGTCGCTCCTGGTGCAGTCGCTCGGCACTCCGTGGGAGGTTGACTGGGATGGCTGCATCGTCTTCGCCGAGGATGTCGGCGAGGAGCCGTATCGCATCGACGGCTATCTGACGCAGCTCAAGCTGGCCGGCAAGCTGGACAACATCGCCGGGTTCGTCGTCGGTGAGCACGTGAGCTGCGGGCCGCGCGAGTTTCGCCCCTCGTACGCTTACGGCACCTATTCGACCGAGGAGGTCTACCAACATTACCTGGCGCCGTTGGGTGTTCCGGTGATGGTCGGCCTCCCCTGTGGGCATGGTAAGCATCTCGCCACCCTGCCGCTCGGCGCACGCGCCCGGCTGGACGCGGACAACCTCACGCTGGAGATCCTGGAGGGGGCGACGATCTGA
- a CDS encoding VWA domain-containing protein — MSFDYSYYRPNRYSRWDGTQKIEGLSADDIMEAISDDMFADGDLQRALQRLFRWGMDKQDGTKMPGIRQMMERLKAMRQRELSRYDIGSVLEDLKQRLEEIQSLEREGIEQRLEQGRQRLNQPEAPTEQQASEAGEQAQGQPGDNASDDGYDEQLQQMLENMARKKLDALDKLPKDAAGQIKALTEYEFMDQRAREKFQELLQQLQQQVLQQTFQGMQQSLQNMTPESMQDMQQMLSELNDMLEERAKGGQPDFERFMHRWGHYFGNDVNSLDELMDRMAQQMAAMQSLMNSMTQEQRAELWNAMQAVMNDPGVAEQMNRLSENLSGLMGPNPYADQYPFRGDEDLSLDQALGLMDRLHDMDEVAEQLRGVRDWRDLENVDDQKIRELLGDEFQNDLDQLRQLTQLLEDAGYIRKTRRGWEMTPQGVRKIGQKALNDIFQHMKRDRFGQHELDHSGAGGERTDTSKRYEFGDPFLLDLPKTVMNAVWREGAGSPIHLDASDFEVYRTEQLTQSSTVLMVDMSRSMLYNGCFAAAKKVALALDSLIRGQFPRDNLYILGFSYIATRIEPAALPTISWDEYNYGTNMQHGLMLARQLLARHKGGNKQVIVITDGEPTAHFEDGQVRFSYPPTYQTLQETLKEVMRCTRENITINTFMLERSPYMAGFVSEMAKINKGRAFFATPDRLGEYILVDYVANKRKTEHA; from the coding sequence ATGAGCTTCGACTACTCCTACTACCGACCCAACCGTTACTCCCGCTGGGATGGCACCCAGAAGATCGAGGGGCTCTCCGCCGACGACATCATGGAGGCGATCTCCGACGACATGTTCGCCGATGGCGACCTGCAGCGCGCCCTCCAGCGGCTGTTCCGCTGGGGCATGGACAAGCAGGACGGCACGAAGATGCCGGGTATCCGCCAGATGATGGAGCGTCTCAAGGCGATGCGGCAGCGCGAGCTGAGCCGCTACGACATCGGCTCGGTGCTGGAGGATCTCAAACAACGGCTAGAGGAGATTCAGAGCCTCGAACGCGAGGGGATCGAACAGCGACTCGAACAGGGTCGTCAACGCCTGAACCAGCCCGAGGCGCCCACGGAACAGCAAGCCAGTGAGGCCGGCGAGCAGGCCCAGGGGCAGCCGGGCGACAACGCGAGCGATGACGGCTACGACGAACAGCTGCAACAGATGCTCGAGAACATGGCTCGGAAGAAGCTCGACGCGCTCGACAAGCTGCCGAAAGACGCGGCCGGCCAGATCAAGGCGCTCACCGAGTACGAGTTCATGGACCAGCGCGCCCGCGAGAAGTTTCAGGAGCTGCTCCAGCAGCTCCAGCAGCAGGTACTCCAGCAGACATTTCAGGGCATGCAGCAGTCGCTCCAGAACATGACGCCCGAGTCGATGCAGGACATGCAACAGATGCTCTCCGAGCTGAACGACATGCTCGAGGAGCGCGCCAAAGGCGGACAGCCGGACTTCGAGCGCTTCATGCACCGCTGGGGGCACTACTTCGGCAACGACGTCAACTCACTGGACGAGCTGATGGATCGCATGGCCCAGCAGATGGCGGCCATGCAGTCGCTGATGAACTCGATGACCCAGGAGCAGCGTGCCGAGCTGTGGAACGCGATGCAGGCGGTGATGAACGACCCCGGCGTTGCCGAACAGATGAATCGCCTCTCGGAGAACCTTTCGGGACTGATGGGGCCGAATCCCTACGCCGATCAGTATCCATTCCGTGGCGACGAGGATCTTTCGCTCGACCAGGCGCTGGGGTTGATGGACCGGCTGCACGACATGGATGAGGTGGCCGAGCAGCTACGCGGTGTCCGCGACTGGCGTGACCTGGAAAACGTCGACGACCAGAAGATCCGCGAGCTGCTGGGTGACGAGTTCCAGAACGATCTCGACCAGCTCCGCCAGCTCACGCAGCTGCTGGAGGACGCGGGTTACATCCGGAAGACGCGCCGCGGCTGGGAGATGACTCCGCAAGGGGTGCGCAAGATCGGCCAGAAGGCGCTCAACGATATCTTCCAGCACATGAAACGCGACCGGTTCGGCCAGCACGAGCTCGACCATAGCGGGGCCGGCGGCGAACGGACCGACACAAGCAAGCGCTATGAGTTCGGCGATCCGTTCCTGCTCGACCTGCCGAAGACGGTGATGAACGCAGTCTGGCGCGAGGGCGCTGGCTCGCCGATCCATCTCGACGCCAGCGACTTCGAGGTCTATCGCACCGAGCAACTGACCCAGTCATCGACCGTGCTGATGGTCGACATGAGCCGGTCTATGCTCTACAACGGCTGCTTCGCGGCGGCCAAGAAGGTCGCGCTGGCGCTCGATAGCCTGATCCGCGGCCAGTTCCCGCGCGACAACCTGTACATACTCGGCTTCTCGTACATCGCGACCCGGATCGAGCCGGCCGCGCTGCCGACGATCTCGTGGGATGAATACAACTACGGGACGAACATGCAGCACGGCCTCATGCTCGCCCGCCAGCTCCTCGCGCGCCACAAGGGCGGCAACAAGCAGGTCATCGTCATCACCGACGGCGAGCCAACGGCGCACTTCGAGGACGGCCAGGTGCGATTCTCCTACCCGCCGACCTATCAGACGCTGCAGGAAACGCTGAAGGAGGTCATGCGCTGCACGCGCGAGAACATCACGATCAACACGTTCATGCTGGAGCGCAGCCCATACATGGCGGGCTTTGTCTCGGAGATGGCCAAGATCAACAAGGGTCGGGCATTCTTTGCCACGCCCGATCGGCTCGGCGAATACATCCTGGTCGACTACGTCGCCAACAAGCGCAAGACGGAGCACGCCTGA
- a CDS encoding sigma 54-interacting transcriptional regulator: MPIVGGSEINDDPFEPISRYAIDLVDEQGDDTPIEWIGRERRYAEKLATPDTTIADLIGEVDPIKVAEGRYLSDELTIHYGMIPRTNRGIFAMNELPDLAERIQVGLLNIMEERDVQIRGYRVRLPLDVYVVASANPEDYTNRGRIITPLKDRYGSQIRTHYPETIELEMEIMSQEALPAVTDGVEVIVPQYMREIIAEITHLARRSHDISQRSGVSVRMSIANFENVVANALEARDPPQRKAGSAARLRPAGRDRVDDRQDRAGDDGRGARGPHRREADPGRDHRDVQSLLLRPRFRPT, translated from the coding sequence GTGCCGATCGTCGGCGGCAGCGAGATCAACGACGACCCGTTCGAGCCGATCAGCCGCTATGCGATCGACCTCGTCGATGAACAAGGCGACGACACGCCTATCGAGTGGATCGGCCGCGAACGACGCTATGCGGAGAAGCTGGCGACGCCCGACACGACCATCGCCGATCTGATCGGCGAGGTCGACCCGATCAAAGTCGCCGAGGGGCGCTACCTGTCGGACGAGCTGACGATCCACTACGGCATGATCCCGCGGACCAACCGAGGCATCTTCGCGATGAATGAGCTGCCCGACCTCGCCGAGCGCATCCAGGTCGGCCTGCTGAACATCATGGAGGAGCGCGACGTCCAGATCCGTGGCTACCGGGTGCGGCTGCCGCTCGACGTCTACGTCGTCGCCAGCGCCAACCCGGAGGATTACACGAACCGCGGCCGGATCATCACCCCGCTGAAGGACCGCTACGGCTCGCAGATCCGCACCCACTACCCCGAGACCATCGAGCTCGAGATGGAGATCATGAGCCAGGAAGCGCTGCCGGCCGTCACCGACGGGGTTGAGGTGATCGTCCCGCAGTACATGCGCGAGATCATCGCCGAGATCACCCATCTCGCCCGTCGCAGCCACGACATCAGCCAGCGCTCGGGCGTCTCGGTGCGCATGTCGATCGCCAACTTCGAGAACGTCGTCGCCAATGCGCTCGAAGCGCGCGATCCGCCTCAACGAAAAGCAGGCAGTGCCGCGCGTCTCCGACCTGCGGGCCGTGATCGCGTCGACGACCGGCAAGATCGAGCTGGAGACGATGGGCGAGGTGCGCGAGGACCGCATCGTCGAGAAGCTGATCCAGGGCGCGATCATCGCGACGTTCAATCGCTACTTCTCCGTCCGCGATTTCGACCGACCTGA
- a CDS encoding FAD-dependent oxidoreductase, translated as MSEAAGMKDYTTYSYWLETCGDDLTPRPALHGSVDVDVAILGAGYTGLWTAYYLLEHAPSLKIAVLEAEIAGFGASGRNGAWCTSGFPLGLSSLEQRYGRDAAIAVQRAMWDAVDEVGARAEREGIDIDWRKGGGLRLARGRHQLPAIEDSWATYNAFGVADQFELLGQRQTAERVHVAGALGSIYTPHTATIQPAKLVRGLAHAVEKRGATIYEQTRVTDFTTGAWPALHTETGHARAKTIVLAGEAYMSQLDKTHRDVLPAYSLITLTEPISDADWQQIGWDAHECVSSVAHQVNYLSRTTDGRIMFGGRGAPYHFGSAIRDEYDRHEPTHRMLQDGVREWFPMLRDIEFTHSWGGALGWSRDYMPTMRYDPRENLAMAGAYTGTGVATANLSGRVLADQILGRDTDLTRLPMTSHELQQWEIEPFRFAGVRAVQRGFARIDEKAERTGVAPDGRSLAELLARH; from the coding sequence ATGAGCGAGGCAGCCGGGATGAAAGACTATACGACCTATAGCTACTGGCTGGAAACATGTGGCGACGATCTGACCCCGCGGCCGGCGTTGCACGGGTCGGTCGATGTCGATGTTGCCATCCTCGGCGCGGGCTACACTGGACTATGGACCGCTTACTACCTGCTGGAACACGCCCCGTCGTTGAAGATCGCGGTGCTTGAAGCGGAGATTGCAGGATTCGGCGCATCTGGCCGCAACGGCGCGTGGTGCACGTCCGGCTTCCCGCTCGGGCTCTCGTCTCTCGAGCAGCGTTACGGTCGCGACGCCGCGATCGCTGTCCAACGCGCGATGTGGGATGCCGTAGACGAAGTGGGCGCCCGCGCCGAACGCGAGGGGATCGACATCGACTGGCGAAAGGGTGGCGGGTTACGACTGGCGCGCGGTCGGCACCAACTCCCAGCAATCGAGGACTCGTGGGCGACATATAACGCGTTCGGGGTGGCCGATCAGTTTGAGCTTCTCGGCCAGCGCCAGACCGCCGAACGCGTCCATGTGGCCGGCGCGCTCGGCTCAATCTATACACCCCACACCGCAACGATCCAGCCAGCAAAGCTCGTCCGAGGACTGGCCCACGCGGTGGAGAAGCGCGGCGCGACGATCTACGAGCAAACACGGGTGACTGACTTCACGACCGGAGCATGGCCGGCGCTCCACACCGAAACAGGCCATGCACGGGCAAAAACGATTGTTCTGGCCGGCGAGGCGTACATGAGCCAGCTCGACAAGACACATCGAGACGTATTGCCTGCCTATTCATTGATCACGCTGACCGAGCCGATCTCCGATGCCGACTGGCAGCAGATCGGTTGGGATGCCCACGAATGCGTGTCATCGGTCGCGCATCAGGTTAACTACCTGTCGCGCACGACCGATGGCCGGATCATGTTCGGCGGGCGCGGCGCGCCGTATCACTTTGGTTCGGCAATCCGCGACGAATACGACCGTCACGAGCCGACACACCGGATGCTGCAAGACGGGGTTCGGGAGTGGTTCCCGATGCTGAGAGACATCGAATTCACCCATTCGTGGGGGGGAGCGCTCGGATGGTCACGCGACTATATGCCGACCATGCGCTACGACCCGCGAGAGAACCTCGCGATGGCCGGCGCGTACACAGGCACCGGCGTCGCCACCGCTAACCTGAGTGGGCGAGTTCTGGCCGACCAGATCCTCGGCCGCGACACCGATCTCACGCGGCTCCCGATGACCAGTCATGAGCTGCAGCAGTGGGAGATAGAGCCATTCCGATTTGCCGGCGTCCGGGCAGTCCAGCGAGGATTCGCGAGAATCGACGAAAAGGCCGAGCGGACCGGGGTCGCGCCAGACGGCCGCTCGCTGGCCGAGCTGCTGGCCCGGCACTGA
- a CDS encoding type II secretion system protein E — MFRRSSQGHEHHRGPDNTIDYGQPFGWWGSGWISSNGHSLLWLIERGALDVLTAAFLSIAVELRASFIVVAEPHEAGKTTMLTALADFLPDDCEPIFLRGWYERFAFLQSASPDQAFLLCNEISAHLPIYLWGDGVRKVFDAVAIGYPLATTMHARGATDALEQLMSVPLNVPVEQVALIDLVVSIEVGYAGNRLLRRVVRIERIMPGHGSVRIVELARRESLHDEIIYQSGRYVAVLAELGGCSNLEASALLAQRASQIDGWLARGLAAAPSIRAELVATRR; from the coding sequence ATGTTTCGACGATCTTCCCAAGGGCACGAGCACCACAGAGGCCCTGACAACACGATCGATTACGGCCAACCGTTTGGCTGGTGGGGTTCGGGCTGGATATCGAGCAATGGGCACTCGCTCCTCTGGCTGATTGAGCGCGGCGCGCTTGACGTGCTGACAGCGGCGTTCCTCTCCATCGCGGTCGAGCTCCGCGCGTCGTTCATCGTGGTTGCCGAGCCGCACGAGGCCGGCAAGACGACGATGCTGACGGCATTGGCCGATTTCCTGCCCGACGATTGCGAGCCGATCTTCCTTCGTGGCTGGTACGAACGCTTCGCATTCCTGCAGTCTGCATCCCCCGATCAGGCGTTTCTGCTCTGCAACGAGATCAGCGCCCATCTGCCGATCTATCTCTGGGGGGATGGGGTGCGGAAGGTATTCGATGCTGTCGCGATAGGCTACCCGCTGGCAACGACGATGCACGCGCGCGGCGCGACAGACGCGCTTGAGCAGCTCATGTCCGTTCCGCTCAATGTGCCGGTCGAACAGGTCGCGCTGATCGACCTCGTCGTGTCCATTGAAGTCGGCTACGCCGGCAACCGTCTGTTGCGCCGTGTGGTCAGGATCGAGCGCATCATGCCAGGGCATGGGAGCGTGCGAATCGTCGAGCTGGCTCGTCGTGAGTCTCTGCACGACGAGATCATCTATCAGTCCGGTCGCTACGTTGCGGTGCTGGCGGAATTGGGCGGCTGTAGCAATCTCGAAGCCTCAGCACTCCTGGCACAACGGGCAAGCCAGATCGACGGCTGGCTCGCGCGCGGGCTCGCCGCTGCCCCCTCGATTCGCGCCGAGCTCGTAGCCACACGACGCTGA